One window of the Mycobacterium sp. SVM_VP21 genome contains the following:
- a CDS encoding phosphoglyceromutase: protein MSDTATLVLLRHGESEWNASNQFTGWMDVNLTDKGRAEAVRAGELLVEHNLLPDVLYTSLLRRAITTANLALDAADRHWIPVHRTWRLNERHYGALQGLDKAATKARYGDDQFMTWRRSYDTPPPPIEAGSRYSQDTDPRYADIGGGPLTECLADVVARFLPYFTDVVIPDLRCGKTVLIAAHGNSLRALVKYLDGMSDEDVVGLNIPTGIPLRYDLDSDLRPKVAGGVYLDPAAAAAGAAAVASQGAK, encoded by the coding sequence ATGTCTGACACTGCCACCCTGGTGCTCCTGCGCCACGGCGAAAGCGAATGGAACGCCAGCAACCAGTTCACCGGCTGGATGGACGTCAACCTGACCGACAAGGGCCGCGCCGAGGCGGTCCGTGCCGGTGAGCTGCTGGTCGAGCACAACCTGCTGCCGGACGTGCTCTACACCTCGCTGCTGCGTCGGGCGATCACCACCGCGAACCTGGCGCTGGACGCCGCCGACCGGCACTGGATCCCCGTGCACCGCACCTGGCGGCTCAACGAGCGTCACTACGGTGCGCTGCAGGGCCTGGACAAGGCCGCCACCAAGGCGCGCTACGGCGACGACCAGTTCATGACGTGGCGGCGCAGCTACGACACCCCGCCGCCGCCGATCGAAGCCGGCAGCCGGTACAGCCAGGACACCGACCCCCGTTACGCCGACATCGGCGGCGGCCCGCTGACCGAGTGCCTGGCCGACGTGGTGGCGCGCTTTCTGCCGTACTTCACCGACGTTGTCATCCCGGACCTGCGGTGCGGCAAGACGGTGTTGATCGCGGCGCACGGCAACTCGCTGCGGGCGCTGGTGAAATACCTCGACGGAATGTCGGATGAGGATGTCGTCGGGCTGAACATCCCGACCGGCATCCCGTTGCGGTACGACTTGGATTCCGACCTGCGCCCGAAGGTTGCCGGCGGCGTCTATCTGGACCCTGCGGCTGCGGCCGCCGGGGCTGCTGCGGTCGCGAGCCAGGGCGCCAAATAG
- a CDS encoding cutinase family protein yields the protein MPRLRPLPGLLAAALLTASAVPLTVASPAADAKPCADVEVVFARGSEEPPGVGKVGQAFVDALRATLSDRTLAVYPVNYAAASGFSSGLDFDRSVIAGIRDEVSHIEWTALDCPDTQIVLGGYSQGAAVTGYATAQSVPTGLPDELVPDLPRPMPDVVADHVAAVILFGKPSATFIRRYDAPPVRVGPLYAAKTREYCAHNDAVCDGTDGIPFGHLDYPTNSMPTDAAAFAARRIEANANRDVALH from the coding sequence GTGCCCCGTCTGCGGCCGCTCCCCGGCCTCCTCGCCGCCGCACTGCTGACGGCCTCGGCGGTGCCGCTGACCGTGGCATCGCCGGCAGCGGACGCCAAACCGTGCGCCGACGTCGAAGTGGTCTTTGCCCGGGGCAGCGAAGAACCGCCCGGCGTCGGCAAGGTCGGGCAGGCCTTCGTCGACGCGCTGCGCGCCACGCTCTCAGACCGGACGTTGGCGGTGTATCCGGTCAACTACGCCGCTGCCAGTGGTTTCAGCAGTGGTCTCGACTTCGACCGAAGCGTGATCGCCGGGATCCGCGACGAGGTCAGCCACATCGAGTGGACAGCCCTGGACTGTCCGGACACCCAGATCGTGCTGGGCGGCTACTCCCAGGGCGCAGCCGTCACCGGTTATGCGACCGCGCAGTCGGTGCCGACCGGGCTACCGGACGAGCTGGTGCCGGATCTGCCGCGGCCGATGCCCGACGTGGTGGCCGACCACGTCGCGGCGGTGATCCTGTTCGGGAAGCCCTCGGCGACGTTCATCCGGCGCTACGACGCGCCGCCGGTCCGGGTCGGCCCGCTGTACGCGGCCAAGACCCGCGAGTACTGCGCTCACAATGACGCCGTCTGCGACGGCACTGACGGCATCCCGTTCGGGCATCTGGATTACCCGACGAACAGCATGCCCACCGACGCCGCGGCGTTCGCCGCCCGCCGCATCGAAGCCAACGCGAATCGCGACGTCGCCCTGCACTGA
- a CDS encoding PhzF family phenazine biosynthesis protein has product MQVEVLRVFTDDRGNHGNPLGVVLDGASVPANQQRQQLAARLGFSETIFIDDAERGRLQIFTPATELPFAGHPTVGAAWVLSRELGHPVAALETPGTQIATWIDGDRVWVRGQLAATPPWWHERLADSAAIDALDGPLNPEQDATQLWAWRDEASGVVRARVFAARYGVAEDEACGSASMRLAAALGRDITVHHGRGSIVYARPGPPGTAEIAGRVVSDGLMS; this is encoded by the coding sequence ATGCAGGTTGAAGTGCTGAGGGTGTTCACCGACGATCGCGGCAACCACGGCAATCCGCTCGGGGTGGTTCTCGACGGGGCATCTGTTCCCGCGAACCAACAACGACAGCAACTGGCGGCCCGGCTCGGGTTCAGCGAAACGATCTTCATCGACGATGCCGAGCGTGGCCGGTTGCAGATCTTCACCCCGGCCACCGAACTGCCGTTCGCCGGGCATCCCACCGTCGGTGCGGCCTGGGTGCTGTCGCGTGAACTCGGTCACCCCGTTGCCGCCTTGGAAACCCCAGGGACACAGATCGCGACGTGGATCGATGGCGACCGGGTCTGGGTCCGCGGTCAGTTGGCCGCCACACCCCCGTGGTGGCATGAGCGCCTCGCCGACAGCGCCGCCATCGACGCATTAGACGGACCGCTGAACCCCGAGCAGGACGCCACCCAGTTGTGGGCGTGGCGTGACGAAGCGTCTGGTGTGGTCCGTGCTCGGGTCTTCGCCGCCCGTTACGGGGTGGCCGAAGACGAGGCCTGTGGGTCGGCCAGCATGCGTCTGGCGGCGGCACTGGGGCGCGACATCACGGTGCACCATGGTCGTGGATCGATCGTGTATGCGCGCCCCGGCCCGCCCGGGACTGCCGAGATCGCGGGCCGGGTGGTCAGTGACGGGCTTATGTCCTAG
- a CDS encoding YbjN domain-containing protein: MNRGDVQELIERTLQAAELTYSPTPGSHGGLPGLIVELPGERKLKTNTILSIGEHSVRVEAFVCRQPDENHAGVYRYLLKRNRRLYGVAYTLDNVGDIYLVGRISLASVTAEEIDRVLGQVLEAVDFDFNTLLELGFATSIQKEWAWRVSTGQSVKNLRAFEHLRPTSGNNGDSDADNAG, from the coding sequence GTGAACCGGGGCGATGTCCAGGAGCTCATCGAGCGGACCCTGCAGGCAGCCGAGCTGACCTACTCGCCGACGCCGGGCTCCCACGGCGGGCTGCCGGGGCTGATCGTGGAACTGCCCGGCGAGCGCAAGCTCAAGACCAACACCATCCTCAGCATCGGGGAGCATTCGGTGCGCGTCGAGGCGTTCGTCTGTCGCCAGCCCGACGAGAACCACGCCGGCGTGTACCGCTACCTGCTCAAGCGCAACCGCCGCTTGTACGGGGTGGCCTACACCCTGGACAACGTCGGCGACATCTACCTGGTCGGCCGGATCTCGCTGGCGTCGGTGACCGCCGAGGAGATTGACCGAGTGCTCGGGCAGGTGCTCGAAGCCGTCGACTTCGACTTCAATACGTTGCTGGAGTTGGGATTTGCCACCTCGATCCAGAAGGAATGGGCGTGGCGGGTCTCCACCGGACAGTCGGTGAAGAACCTGCGAGCGTTCGAGCACTTGCGCCCGACGTCGGGCAACAACGGCGACAGTGACGCCGACAATGCAGGTTGA
- the mshA gene encoding D-inositol-3-phosphate glycosyltransferase: MGYDVVGGGSVRSDVRRVALLSVHTSPLAQPGTGDAGGMNVYVLQTALHLARRGVAVEVFTRATSSADPPVQHVAPGVLVRNVVAGPFEGLDKNDLPTQLCAFAAGVLRAEAAHEPGHYDVVHSHYWLSGQVGWLAADRWAVPLVHTAHTLAGVKNAALAAGDIPEPPLRTVGEQQVVDAADRLIVNTDDEAQQLVTLHEADPSRIDVAHPGVDLEVFRPGDKRQARAALGLSAGEQIVAFVGRIQPLKAPDILLRAAAKLPGVRVVIAGGPSGSSGLAAPDGLVRLAAELGISDRVTFLPPQSREDLATLFRAADLVAVPSYSESFGLVALEAQACGTPVVAAAVGGLPVAVRDGVTGRLVDGHGIEAWATALDELLRLGSGPRGWAMRRAAVNHAAQFSWERTVDAQLASYTHAIEDFATARAGRMRVLGSSRRPRRWPTRRGARA; this comes from the coding sequence ATGGGCTACGACGTTGTAGGGGGTGGGAGCGTCAGGTCCGATGTGCGCCGGGTAGCGCTGCTGTCGGTACACACCTCGCCGCTGGCCCAGCCCGGCACCGGCGATGCCGGCGGCATGAACGTCTACGTGCTGCAGACCGCGCTGCACCTGGCGCGCCGCGGGGTGGCGGTGGAGGTTTTCACCCGCGCCACGTCGTCGGCCGATCCGCCGGTGCAGCACGTCGCGCCAGGCGTGCTGGTGCGCAACGTGGTGGCCGGGCCCTTCGAAGGCCTGGACAAGAACGACCTGCCCACCCAGCTGTGCGCCTTCGCCGCCGGGGTGCTGCGCGCCGAGGCCGCTCACGAACCGGGCCACTACGACGTCGTGCATTCGCACTACTGGCTTTCCGGTCAGGTCGGCTGGCTGGCCGCGGACCGGTGGGCGGTGCCGCTGGTGCACACCGCGCACACTCTGGCCGGGGTCAAGAACGCCGCGTTGGCCGCCGGCGACATTCCCGAACCGCCGCTGCGCACGGTCGGTGAGCAGCAGGTCGTCGATGCCGCGGACCGCCTGATCGTCAATACCGACGACGAAGCGCAGCAACTCGTGACGCTGCACGAAGCCGACCCGAGCCGAATCGACGTCGCACACCCGGGGGTCGACCTGGAGGTCTTCCGACCGGGCGACAAACGCCAGGCCCGCGCGGCCCTGGGCTTGTCGGCCGGCGAGCAGATCGTGGCGTTCGTCGGCCGGATCCAGCCGCTCAAGGCTCCCGACATCCTGCTGCGGGCCGCCGCGAAGCTGCCGGGCGTGCGCGTGGTGATCGCCGGAGGGCCCTCCGGCAGCAGTGGGCTGGCAGCACCGGACGGCCTGGTTCGGCTGGCCGCCGAACTGGGTATCAGTGACCGGGTGACGTTCCTGCCGCCGCAGTCCCGCGAAGATCTGGCCACCCTGTTCCGGGCGGCCGATCTGGTAGCGGTGCCGAGCTACTCGGAATCGTTCGGTCTGGTCGCGTTGGAGGCTCAAGCCTGCGGGACCCCGGTTGTCGCCGCGGCCGTCGGCGGGTTGCCGGTGGCGGTGCGCGACGGGGTCACCGGGAGACTGGTCGACGGGCACGGGATCGAGGCGTGGGCAACGGCTCTCGACGAGCTGCTGCGGCTGGGTTCGGGACCTCGCGGATGGGCGATGCGCCGGGCCGCCGTCAACCACGCGGCGCAGTTCTCCTGGGAGCGCACCGTGGACGCCCAGTTGGCCAGCTACACCCACGCGATCGAAGACTTCGCCACGGCCCGGGCCGGGCGGATGCGGGTGCTCGGATCGTCGCGCCGCCCTCGTCGCTGGCCGACGCGGCGCGGGGCACGCGCGTGA
- a CDS encoding ROK family protein translates to MRTTSLTAHPANHRNGRLRSHPRVVAPALQLADSAGAEVFAAVRQHGPVAREAIAGLTSLSVATVNRQISALLEAGLLLERADLATSGAIGRPRRPVVVNHEPFLTLGLHIGAKTTSIVATDLLGRTLDVVETPTPNNGATPALASLAASASRYLTRWQKRRPLWVGVAIGGAVDGATGHVDHPRLGWTAAPVGPVLAEELRLPVSVASHVDAMAGAELLLGVRRPTTSSATSLYVYARETVGYALVIGGRVHSPASGPGTIAGLPVFSELLGGSGQLESTVSDEAVLAAARRLRILPEGNGAASTAVTGLVREARAGDERAKALLTERARALGEAVALLRDVLNPDDLVVGGQGFTEYPEGMAEVERAFTQRSVLAGRTIRVTAFGNRVQEAGAGTVSLGGLYADPVGAMRRSRGPISGAVPEVSA, encoded by the coding sequence ATGCGCACTACCTCCCTCACCGCTCACCCGGCCAACCACCGCAACGGTCGCCTCCGCTCCCACCCACGCGTGGTGGCGCCGGCCCTGCAGCTGGCCGACAGTGCCGGCGCTGAGGTGTTCGCCGCGGTTCGCCAACACGGCCCCGTCGCGCGGGAGGCCATCGCCGGCCTCACCTCGCTGAGCGTGGCCACGGTCAACCGCCAGATCAGTGCGCTGCTGGAAGCCGGACTGCTGTTGGAGCGCGCCGACCTGGCCACGTCCGGGGCCATCGGGCGGCCGCGTCGGCCGGTGGTGGTCAACCACGAACCGTTCCTCACCCTGGGCCTGCACATCGGGGCCAAGACCACCAGCATCGTGGCCACCGACCTGCTCGGTCGCACGCTCGACGTCGTCGAGACCCCGACGCCGAACAATGGCGCGACGCCGGCACTGGCGTCGCTGGCCGCCAGCGCCAGTCGGTACCTGACCCGCTGGCAGAAGCGCCGGCCGCTGTGGGTCGGGGTGGCGATTGGTGGCGCGGTGGACGGGGCTACCGGCCACGTCGACCACCCCCGGCTGGGCTGGACGGCCGCTCCCGTCGGCCCGGTGCTGGCCGAGGAGCTGAGGCTGCCGGTGTCGGTGGCCTCCCACGTAGACGCGATGGCCGGCGCCGAGCTGCTGTTGGGCGTGCGGCGGCCGACGACCAGCAGCGCCACCAGTCTCTACGTCTACGCCCGAGAGACAGTCGGCTACGCCCTGGTGATCGGCGGGCGCGTGCACAGTCCGGCCAGCGGTCCCGGCACCATCGCCGGCCTGCCGGTGTTCTCGGAGCTGCTCGGCGGCTCCGGGCAGCTCGAATCCACCGTCAGCGACGAGGCCGTGCTGGCTGCCGCCCGGCGGCTGCGGATCCTGCCCGAGGGCAACGGTGCGGCGTCCACGGCGGTGACCGGTCTGGTGCGCGAGGCGCGGGCCGGCGACGAACGGGCGAAAGCACTGCTGACCGAACGCGCTCGCGCTCTCGGCGAAGCAGTGGCGCTGCTGCGCGACGTACTCAACCCCGACGACCTGGTGGTCGGCGGTCAGGGCTTCACCGAATACCCCGAAGGCATGGCCGAGGTGGAGCGGGCGTTCACGCAGCGGTCGGTGCTGGCTGGGCGCACCATCCGGGTCACCGCTTTCGGCAACCGGGTCCAGGAGGCCGGCGCCGGCACGGTGTCCCTGGGAGGGCTCTACGCCGACCCGGTCGGCGCGATGCGCCGCTCCCGCGGGCCGATCAGCGGCGCGGTCCCGGAAGTGTCGGCCTGA